One genomic window of Sphingomonas sp. C3-2 includes the following:
- a CDS encoding acyl-CoA dehydrogenase family protein produces MKLGFSPEEEAFRAEAAAWLQAELNGPFADVKGVTSLTEHPERRRDWEKRLGEAGWSCVGWPKAYGGRDATLAEQVIFAEEYARAGAPPRLNHIGIELAGPTILAFGTDEQKARFLPAIAKGEEIWCQGYSEPNAGSDLANVRTKAWREGDEWVVEGQKVWTSLAQFSNWIFVVARSEEGSKGPKGLSFLLVPVDQPGVEVRPIHQITGEAEFNETFFDGARTKAENILGQPGDGWKVAMGLLGFERGVSTLAQQMGFRNELDAVIDAARRNGQARNPVIRQRIAHAEIGLKLMRYGALRMLTDAEGGNLNPSALTYKIQWASWRRDLGELAMDVLGIAGETVTGEDYAFPALPNLFLYSRADTIYGGTNEIQRNIIAERALGLPREPRGDLK; encoded by the coding sequence GGGATTTTCCCCTGAAGAAGAAGCCTTTCGCGCCGAAGCCGCCGCGTGGCTGCAGGCCGAGCTGAACGGCCCCTTCGCCGATGTGAAGGGCGTGACCAGCCTGACCGAGCACCCCGAACGCCGCCGCGATTGGGAAAAGCGCCTCGGCGAAGCCGGCTGGAGCTGCGTGGGCTGGCCCAAGGCCTATGGCGGCCGCGATGCGACGCTGGCCGAGCAGGTGATCTTTGCCGAAGAATATGCGCGCGCGGGCGCCCCGCCCCGCCTGAACCATATCGGTATCGAACTGGCTGGCCCCACCATCCTTGCTTTTGGCACCGATGAGCAAAAGGCCCGTTTCCTTCCCGCCATCGCCAAGGGCGAGGAAATCTGGTGCCAGGGCTATTCCGAACCCAATGCCGGGTCGGACCTTGCCAATGTGCGCACCAAGGCCTGGCGCGAAGGCGATGAATGGGTGGTCGAAGGCCAGAAGGTCTGGACCAGCCTGGCCCAGTTTTCGAACTGGATCTTCGTCGTGGCGCGCAGCGAAGAAGGCTCGAAGGGCCCCAAGGGCCTCTCGTTCCTGCTCGTTCCCGTCGATCAGCCGGGCGTTGAAGTGCGCCCGATCCACCAGATCACCGGCGAGGCAGAGTTCAACGAAACTTTCTTCGACGGCGCACGCACCAAGGCTGAGAATATTCTTGGCCAGCCGGGCGACGGCTGGAAGGTGGCGATGGGGCTGCTCGGCTTTGAACGCGGTGTTTCGACGCTGGCGCAGCAAATGGGCTTCCGCAACGAGCTGGACGCGGTGATCGACGCCGCGCGCCGCAACGGCCAGGCACGCAATCCCGTCATCCGCCAGCGCATCGCGCACGCCGAGATCGGACTGAAGCTGATGCGTTACGGCGCGCTGCGGATGCTGACCGATGCGGAAGGCGGCAACCTCAACCCGTCGGCGCTGACCTACAAGATCCAATGGGCCAGCTGGCGCCGCGATCTGGGTGAGCTGGCGATGGATGTGCTTGGTATCGCCGGTGAAACCGTGACGGGTGAGGACTATGCCTTCCCCGCCCTGCCCAATCTGTTTCTCTATAGCCGCGCCGACACGATCTATGGCGGCACCAACGAGATTCAGCGCAACATCATCGCCGAGCGTGCGCTTGGCCTGCCGCGCGAACCGCGCGGTGACCT